The Gopherus evgoodei ecotype Sinaloan lineage unplaced genomic scaffold, rGopEvg1_v1.p scaffold_45_arrow_ctg1, whole genome shotgun sequence genome has a window encoding:
- the LOC115642809 gene encoding olfactory receptor 13A1-like: MEPSNHTRVTDFIMQGLFDHPQHQRLIFGLFLCFYMTAIMGNSLIIGAIAIHPPLHTPMYFFIANLALVDILCSSSVLPKMLKNLFQEKKTISFDGCIAQLFAFTLSSGTELVLLTAMSYDRYVAICHPLRYVNLMSKDICISLAAGVWAVGTINSLVHTLLMLRLDFCGPNLIRHFFCEIPPVLALSCSSTYLNEIMIFMADIFLAMVNFLLTTVSYSFIIIAIFKIQSSKGKQRAFSTCSSHLLVVSLYYSTIIYTYIRPTSSYSLDKDKMVAIMYTLVTPTLNPVIYSLRNNEIKVAIRKILPFNTK; the protein is encoded by the coding sequence ATGGAACCCAGTAACCACACCAGGGTGACTGATTTCATCATGCAGGGTCTCTTTGACCACCCTCAACACCAACGGCTGATCTTTGGCCTATTCCTTTGCTTTTATATGACTGCCATCATGGGTAATTCATTGATCATTGGGGCTATTGCCATCCACCCACCTCTccacactcccatgtacttcttcatTGCCAATTTAGCCCTGGTTGACATTTTGTGCTCTTCCTCAGTCCTACCAAAAATGCTGAAAAACCTGTTTCAGGAGAAGAAAACCATCTCCTTTGATGGCTGCATTGCCCAGCTTTTTGCCTTTACTTTGTCATCAGGGACAGAGCTTGTGCTTCTCACTGCTATGTCATATGACAGGTATGTTGCCATCTGCCACCCCTTACGCTATGTCAATCTCATGAGTAAGGACATTTGCATCAGTTTAGCAGCTGGTGTCTGGGCTGTTGGTACCATCAATTCATTGGTGCACACATTACTCATGCTGCGCCTGGATTTCTGCGGACCCAACCTAATCCGGCATTTCTTCTGTGAGATCCCACCAGTGTTGGCACTGTCTTGCAGCTCCACTTATCTCAATGAAATAATGATCTTCATGGCTGACATCTTCTTGGCAATGGTGAACTTCCTGCTGACCACCGTGTCATATAGCTTCATCATCATCGCCATCTTTAAAATCCAGAGCTCCAAAGGGAAGCAaagagccttctccacctgctcctcccacctgctCGTGGTCTCCTTGTACTACTCCACTATCATCTACACCTACATCCGTCCCACTTCAAGTTATTCGCTGGATAAAGACAAGATGGTGGCCATAATGTACACTCTAGTCACTCCCACTCTGAACCCTGTGATCTACAGTCTGCGCAATAACGAGATCAAAGTGGCCATAAGGAAAATTCTTCCCTTCAACACAAAATAG